In Myxococcus guangdongensis, the following proteins share a genomic window:
- a CDS encoding HAD family hydrolase yields the protein MGAMRPTVLLFDIDGTLITTGGAGRRAMDRAFEQLHGRRDACDSFHMSGMTDRGIVRKALRVIGVEDTEAAIDAGIASYLAHLADEVQKVEAQRYLVFPGMREAVQAARGLEGFAVGLGTGNVREGARVKLERVGIHDQFAFGGFGCDHEDRVELIRRGAEAGAALLGVPRGECRVVIIGDTPKDVDAALGIGAECIGVGTGTFTAEALLKAGAHAAFADFSHHDALPTLLGRS from the coding sequence ATGGGGGCCATGCGTCCCACGGTCCTCCTGTTCGATATCGACGGCACCCTCATCACCACTGGTGGAGCGGGCCGCCGCGCCATGGACCGCGCCTTCGAGCAGCTCCATGGCCGCCGCGATGCGTGCGATTCGTTCCACATGTCGGGCATGACGGACCGAGGCATCGTCCGGAAGGCCCTGCGTGTCATCGGCGTCGAGGACACCGAGGCGGCCATCGACGCGGGCATCGCCTCCTACCTCGCGCACCTGGCGGACGAGGTCCAGAAGGTCGAGGCGCAGCGCTATCTCGTCTTCCCCGGCATGAGAGAGGCCGTGCAGGCCGCGCGCGGCCTCGAGGGCTTCGCCGTGGGTCTGGGGACCGGCAACGTGCGCGAAGGTGCTCGCGTGAAGCTGGAGCGCGTCGGCATCCATGACCAGTTCGCGTTCGGTGGCTTCGGCTGCGACCACGAGGACCGCGTGGAGCTCATTCGTCGGGGAGCCGAGGCGGGCGCGGCCCTGCTCGGGGTGCCTCGCGGGGAGTGCCGGGTGGTCATCATCGGCGACACGCCCAAGGACGTCGACGCGGCCCTGGGCATCGGCGCCGAGTGCATCGGAGTGGGGACCGGTACCTTCACCGCCGAGGCCCTGTTGAAGGCGGGCGCCCACGCGGCCTTCGCCGACTTCTCGCACCACGACGCCCTTCCGACCTTGCTCGGCCGAAGCTGA
- a CDS encoding HEAT repeat domain-containing protein, which yields MSTPTSPPPSAHTSRSSRGRRWRALVLGAGLLATSAGSALAYSRGAGEPSPSATPPRDLRAQVESLLDASQGDEQLRRLGPQAVPVLSSLVMDGSAPSTRRARAVASLALVDPTQSAHSIQEVLEDARAPADVRASAAGALARCLGIDAIPSLSARLTDQEDPVREAVALALGRLGGQQVRQALEERLPLEERPLVREALQRGLSLAEP from the coding sequence ATGTCGACCCCGACCTCGCCGCCCCCTTCCGCCCACACCTCCCGCTCCTCGCGGGGACGTCGATGGCGCGCCCTCGTGCTCGGCGCCGGGCTGCTGGCCACCTCCGCGGGCTCCGCGCTGGCCTACTCCCGGGGCGCTGGCGAGCCGTCCCCCTCGGCGACGCCGCCTCGCGACCTCCGCGCACAGGTGGAGTCGCTGCTCGATGCCTCCCAGGGCGACGAGCAGCTCCGACGACTGGGGCCGCAGGCCGTGCCGGTCCTGAGCTCGTTGGTGATGGATGGCTCCGCGCCCTCGACGCGCCGGGCCCGGGCCGTGGCCTCGCTCGCACTGGTGGATCCGACCCAGAGCGCGCACTCCATCCAGGAGGTCCTGGAGGATGCCCGTGCCCCCGCGGACGTCCGGGCCAGCGCCGCGGGAGCCCTGGCGCGCTGCCTGGGAATCGACGCCATCCCTTCGCTGTCCGCGCGCCTCACGGACCAGGAGGATCCCGTGCGGGAGGCCGTGGCCCTGGCGCTCGGACGGCTCGGCGGGCAGCAGGTCCGACAGGCACTCGAGGAGCGCCTCCCCCTCGAAGAGCGTCCCCTCGTACGCGAGGCGCTCCAGCGCGGCCTCAGCCTCGCGGAGCCGTGA
- the cglB gene encoding adventurous gliding motility lipoprotein CglB, whose protein sequence is MRAKLNLLSLSALALGALAGVVTGCQSYDFEPVEPLAIAQTTVEETITALSSKPNIMLLVDISGSMTLPVNPNEPTCMVRNNQGNMQLCGQSLACPTATCPTRWSELQAAVPDFLSSSGPFVRFGLTTYPESSETDACAKSTATAVRKDLPAIEDDGSLLEHANSINALIQGIPNFGTGQPSGGTPTSGSLRFIGSMPALKDPDRKNFVILLTDGLPNCNEANEYSGAENPAQCKCTIAGATTCSTPGATYERRGCLDTNASVAAVQELKDAGVTTIVIGFGAETATGDGPAVLQGMAAAGGFARSCADDPTACGSNDTCIAATGLCGRTFYQAGNQEELSAALERISKEVINPEPCLIPLKGPQLPSNPKLIVVYVEEERLQPGDGTWSLTDEGVLFNGATCDRIKNSRPEDPIKIEIRAIRQR, encoded by the coding sequence ATGCGCGCCAAGTTGAACCTCCTGAGCCTGAGCGCCCTTGCTCTGGGCGCCCTCGCAGGCGTCGTCACGGGCTGTCAGTCCTACGACTTCGAGCCGGTGGAGCCGCTCGCCATCGCGCAGACGACGGTCGAGGAGACCATCACGGCCCTGTCGAGCAAGCCCAACATCATGCTGTTGGTGGACATCTCGGGCTCCATGACGCTGCCGGTGAATCCGAACGAGCCGACGTGCATGGTGCGCAACAACCAGGGCAACATGCAGTTGTGTGGCCAGTCCTTGGCGTGCCCCACGGCCACCTGCCCGACGCGCTGGTCCGAACTGCAGGCCGCCGTGCCGGACTTCCTCTCGTCCAGCGGTCCCTTCGTGCGCTTCGGCCTGACGACCTATCCTGAGTCCAGCGAGACCGATGCGTGCGCCAAGTCGACGGCGACCGCTGTGCGCAAGGACCTGCCGGCGATCGAGGACGACGGCTCGCTGCTCGAGCACGCCAACTCCATCAACGCGCTCATCCAGGGCATCCCCAACTTCGGAACGGGACAGCCCAGCGGCGGTACGCCCACGAGCGGCAGCCTCCGCTTCATCGGCAGCATGCCGGCGTTGAAGGACCCCGACCGCAAGAACTTCGTCATCCTGCTGACGGACGGCCTGCCCAACTGCAATGAGGCGAACGAGTACTCAGGGGCGGAGAACCCGGCCCAGTGCAAGTGCACCATCGCGGGTGCGACCACCTGTTCGACGCCGGGCGCGACCTACGAGCGTCGTGGCTGCCTGGACACCAATGCGTCCGTGGCGGCGGTGCAGGAGCTGAAGGACGCGGGCGTGACGACGATCGTCATCGGTTTCGGCGCGGAGACCGCGACGGGGGATGGTCCCGCGGTGCTCCAGGGCATGGCGGCGGCGGGTGGCTTCGCCCGTTCCTGTGCGGATGACCCGACGGCTTGCGGTTCCAATGACACCTGCATCGCGGCGACAGGCCTGTGCGGCCGGACCTTCTACCAGGCGGGCAACCAGGAGGAACTCTCCGCCGCGCTCGAGCGCATCAGCAAGGAGGTCATCAATCCCGAGCCGTGCCTGATTCCCCTGAAGGGTCCGCAGCTGCCGTCCAACCCCAAGCTCATCGTCGTCTACGTCGAGGAAGAGCGGCTCCAGCCGGGTGATGGGACCTGGAGTCTCACGGACGAGGGTGTGCTCTTCAACGGGGCCACGTGCGACCGCATCAAGAACTCGCGCCCGGAAGATCCCATCAAGATCGAGATTCGCGCCATCCGTCAGCGCTGA
- a CDS encoding ATP-grasp domain-containing protein: protein MKVTLLSRSASIPSTRRLVEAGRARGHQLRVLNPLRVQMHLDGGGSATLYYDRKKLAPTDVVLPRIAQSINTYGLAVVNQFALHGVPLVNHAQAIAQSRSKMRSLQLLSAHGIDIPATVMARDAAQLKEMVGLVGGVPVLVKLLQGQEKHGVMVCESLQSLEAALEAVLGLGHNLVMQEYVKSTSQDVRVLVVGGKAIAAVRRRPRPGRLAHTLIKGARLEEMELSPGQRATAEKATRLVGLEVAAVDLLDVQGKSKVFEVNSSPALPEMEAVTGMDLATPIIIRAEELVAGAEPVSMPDLLPPIPLASAVVPAPRKKRASRTPRSGSEGA, encoded by the coding sequence ATGAAAGTCACTCTTCTCTCGCGCTCCGCTTCCATTCCGTCCACCCGACGTCTTGTCGAGGCGGGGCGCGCGAGGGGGCATCAGCTCCGCGTTCTCAACCCTCTCAGGGTGCAGATGCATCTGGATGGAGGGGGAAGCGCCACCCTCTATTACGACCGCAAGAAGCTGGCGCCCACGGACGTGGTGCTGCCGCGCATCGCCCAGTCCATCAATACCTATGGCCTGGCGGTGGTGAACCAGTTCGCGCTGCACGGCGTGCCCCTGGTGAACCACGCCCAGGCCATCGCCCAATCGCGCAGCAAGATGCGCTCGCTGCAGCTGTTGTCCGCGCACGGCATCGACATCCCGGCCACGGTGATGGCGCGGGACGCCGCCCAGCTCAAGGAGATGGTGGGCTTGGTGGGCGGGGTCCCTGTCCTCGTGAAGCTGCTGCAGGGGCAGGAGAAGCACGGGGTGATGGTGTGCGAGAGCCTCCAGTCCCTGGAGGCGGCGCTCGAGGCGGTGCTGGGGCTGGGGCACAACCTGGTGATGCAGGAGTACGTGAAGAGCACCAGCCAGGACGTGCGTGTGTTGGTGGTGGGCGGCAAGGCGATTGCGGCCGTCCGCAGGCGTCCTCGTCCGGGCCGGCTCGCGCACACGCTCATCAAGGGCGCGCGTCTGGAGGAGATGGAGCTGTCTCCGGGGCAGCGGGCCACGGCGGAGAAGGCCACTCGGCTGGTGGGCCTGGAGGTCGCGGCGGTGGACCTCCTGGATGTGCAGGGGAAGTCCAAGGTCTTCGAGGTGAACAGCTCTCCCGCGCTGCCGGAGATGGAGGCGGTGACGGGCATGGACCTGGCCACGCCCATCATCATCCGGGCCGAGGAACTGGTCGCGGGCGCGGAGCCTGTGTCGATGCCGGACCTGCTCCCACCGATTCCGCTCGCGAGTGCCGTCGTCCCGGCGCCGCGCAAGAAGCGCGCGAGCCGGACGCCCCGGAGCGGCTCGGAGGGCGCGTGA
- the rlmB gene encoding 23S rRNA (guanosine(2251)-2'-O)-methyltransferase RlmB, translated as MRERSSRGGRGEREGGDSSARHVYGVNPVLEALRARPDEVERLFIVEGQLAAKAAGELLSRARDAGVRVEKVTRERLAVMADGGVHQGVVLELRGFRYAELEDLLEAAQASKRPALVVVLDGIQDPHNLGAIIRSAHALGAHGVVIAKDRAVQVTGTVAKASAGAVEHCLIARVVNISRALEELKEAGLWVAAADVDATEPMWSARLDGPLALVVGAEGGGVREGVLKHCDHRLRIPMAGQVGSLNASVSAGILLYEVARQRGSSSSR; from the coding sequence ATGCGTGAGCGTTCCTCCCGAGGTGGTCGAGGCGAGCGCGAGGGGGGAGATTCCTCCGCGCGCCACGTCTATGGGGTGAATCCGGTCCTCGAGGCCCTGCGGGCCCGGCCGGATGAGGTCGAGCGGTTGTTCATCGTGGAGGGGCAGCTCGCGGCCAAGGCCGCGGGAGAGCTGCTCAGCCGCGCTCGGGACGCGGGCGTCCGTGTCGAGAAGGTGACGCGTGAGCGGCTGGCGGTGATGGCTGACGGCGGCGTGCACCAGGGCGTGGTGCTGGAGCTCCGGGGCTTCCGGTACGCGGAGCTCGAGGACCTGCTCGAGGCGGCTCAAGCCAGCAAGCGGCCCGCGCTCGTGGTGGTGCTCGACGGCATCCAGGACCCGCACAACCTGGGAGCCATCATCCGCTCGGCCCATGCGCTCGGGGCACACGGGGTGGTCATCGCCAAGGACCGGGCCGTCCAGGTGACGGGGACGGTGGCCAAGGCTTCCGCGGGGGCGGTGGAGCACTGCCTCATCGCCCGGGTGGTGAACATCTCGCGTGCCCTGGAGGAGCTGAAGGAAGCGGGACTCTGGGTGGCCGCGGCCGACGTGGACGCGACCGAGCCCATGTGGAGCGCCCGACTGGACGGCCCCTTGGCCCTCGTCGTGGGCGCCGAGGGGGGAGGAGTGAGGGAGGGTGTGCTCAAGCACTGCGACCACCGCCTGCGGATTCCCATGGCGGGTCAGGTCGGTTCACTCAATGCGTCCGTTTCGGCCGGCATTCTGCTATACGAGGTCGCCCGCCAACGGGGGAGCAGCTCCTCCCGTTAG
- the tuf gene encoding elongation factor Tu: protein MAKEKFERNKPHVNIGTIGHVDHGKTSLTAAITKVLAKTGGATFLAYDQIDKAPEERERGITISTAHVEYQTKNRHYAHVDCPGHADYVKNMITGAAQMDGAILVVSAADGPMPQTREHILLARQVGVPYIVVFLNKVDLLDDPELRELVEMEVRDLLKKYEFPGDSIPIIPGSAVKALEGDASDIGEPAILKLMEAVDSYIPTPQRATDKPFLMPVEDVFSIAGRGTVATGRVERGRVKVGEEVEVVGLRPTQKTVVTGVEMFRKLLDEGMAGDNIGALVRGLKREDMERGQVIAKPGSITPHTKFKAQIYVLSKEEGGRHTPFFKGYRPQFYFRTTDVTGTVKLPENVEMVMPGDNIAIEVELITPVAMEKELRFAVREGGRTVGAGVVAEVIE, encoded by the coding sequence ATGGCCAAGGAGAAGTTCGAGCGTAACAAGCCCCACGTGAACATCGGCACGATCGGACACGTGGACCACGGCAAGACGTCGCTGACGGCGGCCATCACGAAGGTGCTGGCGAAGACGGGCGGCGCCACGTTCCTGGCGTACGACCAGATCGACAAGGCGCCGGAAGAGCGCGAGCGCGGCATCACGATCTCGACGGCGCACGTCGAGTATCAGACGAAGAACCGTCACTACGCGCACGTCGACTGTCCGGGCCACGCCGACTACGTGAAGAACATGATCACGGGCGCGGCGCAGATGGACGGCGCGATCCTGGTGGTGTCGGCGGCGGACGGCCCGATGCCCCAGACGCGTGAGCACATCCTGCTGGCGCGTCAGGTCGGTGTTCCGTACATCGTGGTCTTCCTGAACAAGGTCGACCTGCTGGACGACCCGGAGCTGCGCGAGCTGGTGGAGATGGAGGTCCGGGACCTCCTGAAGAAGTACGAGTTCCCCGGCGACAGCATCCCCATCATCCCGGGCTCCGCGGTGAAGGCGCTCGAGGGTGACGCGAGCGACATCGGCGAGCCGGCCATCCTGAAGCTGATGGAGGCGGTGGACAGCTACATCCCGACGCCGCAGCGCGCGACGGACAAGCCCTTCCTGATGCCGGTGGAGGACGTGTTCTCCATCGCCGGCCGTGGAACGGTGGCGACGGGCCGCGTGGAGCGCGGTCGGGTCAAGGTCGGCGAGGAGGTCGAGGTCGTCGGTCTGCGCCCGACGCAGAAGACGGTTGTGACGGGCGTCGAGATGTTCCGCAAGCTGCTGGACGAGGGCATGGCGGGCGACAACATCGGCGCGCTGGTCCGTGGCCTGAAGCGTGAGGACATGGAGCGTGGGCAGGTGATTGCCAAGCCTGGCAGCATCACGCCGCACACCAAGTTCAAGGCGCAGATCTACGTGCTGTCGAAGGAAGAGGGTGGTCGTCACACCCCGTTCTTCAAGGGCTACCGTCCCCAGTTCTACTTCCGCACCACGGACGTGACGGGAACGGTGAAGCTGCCGGAGAACGTGGAGATGGTGATGCCGGGCGACAACATCGCGATCGAGGTGGAGCTCATCACCCCTGTCGCGATGGAGAAGGAGCTGCGCTTCGCTGTTCGCGAGGGTGGCCGCACGGTGGGCGCCGGCGTCGTCGCGGAAGTCATCGAGTAA
- the rpmG gene encoding 50S ribosomal protein L33: MPKGNRSIISLECTVCKERNYTTTKNKRKSQDKLELSKFCSKCRKHTDHKEGKV; encoded by the coding sequence ATGCCGAAGGGCAATCGTTCCATCATTTCGCTCGAGTGCACGGTGTGCAAAGAGCGGAACTATACGACCACGAAGAACAAGCGGAAGAGCCAGGACAAGCTCGAGTTGAGCAAGTTCTGCTCGAAGTGCCGCAAGCACACGGACCACAAGGAAGGTAAGGTCTAG
- the secE gene encoding preprotein translocase subunit SecE, producing the protein MATASEASQQANRSAMDPKRLVVIFYLLAGIILALFLERLFGALWASFGWPDSVLIEGLDWKVSTLVGYLSAVGLAVAGYFHPKTHTLSMEVASELMKVSWPTWPETRTSTVAVVVASLVAAVLLFCIDTVAYNLMVEWLPALWGKL; encoded by the coding sequence ATGGCGACGGCATCAGAGGCCAGCCAGCAGGCTAACCGCTCGGCGATGGATCCGAAGCGGCTCGTGGTCATCTTCTACCTCCTCGCCGGCATCATCCTGGCGCTGTTCCTGGAGCGTCTCTTCGGAGCGCTGTGGGCCAGCTTCGGATGGCCCGACTCGGTGCTCATCGAGGGTCTGGACTGGAAGGTGTCCACGCTCGTGGGCTACCTGTCGGCCGTGGGCCTCGCGGTGGCCGGCTACTTCCACCCCAAGACGCACACCCTCTCCATGGAGGTCGCGTCCGAGCTGATGAAGGTGTCCTGGCCCACCTGGCCGGAGACCCGGACGTCGACCGTGGCCGTGGTCGTCGCCTCGCTCGTGGCCGCGGTGCTGCTCTTCTGCATCGACACCGTCGCGTACAACTTGATGGTGGAGTGGCTGCCGGCCTTGTGGGGGAAGCTGTAA
- the nusG gene encoding transcription termination/antitermination protein NusG, which yields MAMKWFVVHTYSNFENQAKKSLEEKIRLEGLQDQFGEILIPMEQVVEMVKGEKKTSRRKFFPGYIFVQMELNDRTLHLVKNTPKITGFPGTGQNEQPRPISEKEVANLTSQISEGTLKPKPKVQFDDGDTVRVVDGPFANFNGTVEEVNAEKGRVKVLVSIFGRATPVELDFMQVEKTTG from the coding sequence ATGGCGATGAAATGGTTCGTGGTCCACACCTACTCGAACTTCGAGAACCAGGCGAAGAAGAGCCTGGAGGAGAAGATCCGCCTCGAGGGGCTCCAGGACCAGTTCGGTGAGATCCTCATCCCCATGGAGCAGGTCGTGGAGATGGTGAAGGGCGAGAAGAAGACGTCTCGCCGCAAGTTCTTCCCCGGCTACATCTTCGTGCAGATGGAGCTGAACGACCGGACGCTCCACCTGGTGAAGAACACGCCGAAGATCACCGGCTTCCCGGGGACGGGCCAGAACGAGCAACCGCGACCCATCTCGGAGAAGGAGGTCGCGAACCTCACGTCGCAGATCTCCGAGGGCACGCTCAAGCCCAAGCCCAAGGTGCAGTTCGACGACGGCGACACGGTGCGTGTGGTGGACGGCCCGTTCGCCAACTTCAACGGCACGGTGGAAGAGGTCAACGCGGAGAAGGGTCGCGTGAAGGTGCTCGTGAGCATCTTCGGTCGCGCCACCCCCGTGGAGCTGGACTTCATGCAGGTGGAGAAGACCACCGGCTAG
- the rplK gene encoding 50S ribosomal protein L11 — translation MKKVTGQVKLQIPAGKANPAPPIGPALGQQGVNIMEFCKQFNAKTQAEAKEGLIIPVIITVYQDRSFTFILKTPPAAVLIKKAAGLHTDKKKGSGAKKPGKEKVGQITRAQLEEIAKKKIQDTTAASLEACMNTIAGTARSMGIDVVG, via the coding sequence ATGAAGAAGGTCACAGGTCAGGTCAAGCTGCAGATTCCCGCCGGCAAGGCGAACCCCGCTCCGCCGATCGGCCCCGCACTCGGTCAGCAGGGCGTGAACATCATGGAGTTCTGCAAGCAGTTCAACGCGAAGACGCAGGCGGAGGCCAAGGAGGGTCTGATCATCCCGGTGATCATCACCGTCTATCAGGACCGCTCCTTCACGTTCATCCTCAAGACGCCTCCGGCGGCCGTCCTCATCAAGAAGGCGGCGGGCCTGCACACCGACAAGAAGAAGGGTTCGGGCGCGAAGAAGCCTGGCAAGGAGAAGGTGGGGCAGATCACCCGCGCGCAGCTCGAGGAGATCGCCAAGAAGAAGATTCAGGACACCACCGCCGCTTCGCTCGAGGCCTGCATGAACACCATTGCTGGCACCGCGCGCTCCATGGGCATCGACGTCGTCGGCTAG
- the rplA gene encoding 50S ribosomal protein L1: protein MANGKKFRAAAALVDREKRYSVAEGFALLKKTVDARASKYDQTVDVAINLGVDPKHADQMVRGAVVLPNGTGATVRVAVFAKGERATEAGNAGADIVGAEDLQKRIEEGFLDFDTVIATPDMMGIVGRLGKVLGPRGLMPNPKVGTVTMDVAKAIRDAKGGKVDFRAEKAGIVHAKMGKSSFSVDKLEGNFNALVDLVMKLKPATAKGVYLKGIAISTTMGPGIKIDTQEILARHR from the coding sequence ATGGCTAATGGGAAGAAGTTCCGGGCGGCCGCCGCGCTGGTGGACCGCGAGAAGCGTTACTCGGTGGCCGAGGGTTTCGCGCTGCTGAAGAAGACGGTGGACGCGCGCGCGTCGAAGTACGACCAGACGGTCGACGTGGCCATCAACCTGGGTGTGGACCCGAAGCACGCGGACCAGATGGTCCGCGGCGCCGTGGTCCTCCCGAACGGTACGGGCGCCACCGTGCGCGTGGCCGTGTTCGCCAAGGGCGAGCGCGCCACCGAGGCTGGCAACGCGGGCGCGGACATCGTGGGCGCGGAGGACCTCCAGAAGCGCATCGAGGAGGGCTTCCTCGACTTCGACACCGTCATCGCCACCCCGGACATGATGGGTATCGTGGGTCGCCTCGGTAAGGTGCTCGGTCCCCGTGGCCTCATGCCGAACCCGAAGGTCGGCACGGTGACCATGGACGTGGCCAAGGCCATCCGCGACGCCAAGGGCGGTAAGGTCGACTTCCGCGCGGAGAAGGCCGGTATCGTCCACGCGAAGATGGGCAAGTCCTCCTTCTCGGTGGACAAGCTCGAGGGCAACTTCAACGCGCTGGTGGACCTGGTGATGAAGCTCAAGCCGGCCACCGCCAAGGGCGTGTACCTGAAGGGCATCGCCATCTCCACGACGATGGGCCCGGGCATCAAGATCGATACCCAGGAGATTCTGGCCCGCCACCGCTAG
- the rplJ gene encoding 50S ribosomal protein L10, whose amino-acid sequence MLKSEKEEMIKELHEKFSRTKSAIVAEFSKVDVETVTKLRKKFREGGVEYKVIKNTLARRAAQGTDLAVIADDFTGPVALCLSYGDVVAPAKILTEFTKDLEDKIKIRTAVVDGRKVDVNGVKQLAKLPGLNELRAQLLGMLNQPAGKLVRTIAAPGSQLARVVQAHADKAQG is encoded by the coding sequence GTGCTGAAGAGCGAGAAGGAGGAGATGATCAAGGAACTCCACGAGAAGTTCTCGCGGACCAAGTCAGCCATCGTCGCGGAGTTCTCCAAGGTGGATGTGGAGACGGTGACGAAGCTGCGCAAGAAGTTCCGTGAGGGCGGCGTCGAGTACAAGGTCATCAAGAACACGCTGGCGCGCCGTGCGGCGCAGGGCACGGACCTGGCTGTCATCGCTGATGACTTCACGGGACCGGTGGCTCTGTGCCTGAGCTACGGCGACGTGGTGGCCCCGGCGAAGATCCTGACCGAGTTCACGAAGGACCTCGAGGACAAGATCAAGATCCGCACCGCCGTGGTCGACGGCCGCAAGGTCGACGTCAACGGCGTCAAGCAGCTGGCGAAGCTGCCGGGTCTCAACGAGCTCCGGGCGCAGCTGCTCGGCATGCTCAACCAGCCGGCTGGCAAGCTGGTTCGGACCATTGCCGCCCCGGGTTCCCAGCTCGCGCGGGTCGTCCAGGCCCACGCGGACAAGGCGCAGGGTTAG
- the rplL gene encoding 50S ribosomal protein L7/L12 produces the protein MADLNAIVEQLSGLTIIEAANLVKALEEKWGVSAAAVAVSAGPAAVAAAPVEEKTEFTVVLSNAGANKINVIKEIRAITGLGLKEAKDLVEGAPKTVKEGVNKDDAKKIKDQLVAAGATVDIK, from the coding sequence ATGGCTGACCTGAATGCAATCGTTGAGCAGCTCTCCGGCCTGACCATCATCGAGGCCGCCAACCTGGTGAAGGCCCTCGAGGAGAAGTGGGGCGTCTCCGCCGCCGCCGTCGCCGTTTCCGCCGGCCCCGCCGCCGTCGCCGCGGCCCCGGTCGAGGAGAAGACGGAGTTCACGGTGGTGCTGTCGAACGCCGGCGCCAACAAGATCAACGTCATCAAGGAGATCCGCGCCATCACCGGCCTGGGCCTGAAGGAGGCCAAGGACCTGGTCGAGGGCGCGCCCAAGACGGTCAAGGAGGGCGTCAACAAGGACGACGCCAAGAAGATCAAGGACCAGCTCGTTGCCGCTGGCGCCACCGTCGACATCAAGTAA